The following are encoded together in the Pseudomonas xantholysinigenes genome:
- the pvdO gene encoding dihydropyoverdine dehydrogenase, with protein MSAPLHRLTLAAVLAACSLPALAAQPSDKPGTVFRDCDKTCPEMVVLPAGTFTMGTPPDEMGRQDDEGPQHPVTFAKPFAISRFQITAGEWADYQKATGIVIADGDDRPGRRCTNSKPSYQQGPRQPAVCMSYEDIEHYVAWLSKKTGKHYAMVSEAQREYAARGGSTGMFPFEPDANLEISKNANVYGPKDGFSYSSPVGSFPANAFGVYDMHGNVYEWVADCYHDSYVGAPADGSARKEADCRQISIRGNDWGEAPIFSRSGNRNTTVRDDRGDWIGFRVVREL; from the coding sequence ATGAGCGCACCCCTGCACCGCCTCACCCTGGCCGCCGTGCTGGCCGCCTGCAGCCTGCCGGCCCTGGCCGCGCAGCCGTCGGACAAGCCCGGCACGGTGTTCCGCGACTGTGACAAGACCTGCCCGGAAATGGTCGTGCTGCCCGCCGGCACCTTCACCATGGGCACCCCGCCCGACGAAATGGGCCGCCAGGACGACGAAGGTCCGCAGCACCCGGTGACCTTCGCCAAGCCGTTCGCCATCAGCCGCTTCCAGATCACCGCCGGTGAATGGGCCGACTACCAGAAAGCCACCGGCATCGTCATCGCCGACGGCGACGATCGCCCCGGACGGCGCTGCACCAACAGCAAACCCAGCTACCAGCAGGGCCCTCGCCAGCCAGCGGTGTGCATGAGCTACGAAGACATCGAGCACTATGTGGCCTGGCTGTCGAAGAAAACCGGCAAGCACTACGCCATGGTCAGCGAAGCCCAGCGCGAATACGCCGCCCGCGGCGGCAGCACCGGCATGTTCCCGTTCGAGCCCGACGCCAACCTCGAGATCAGCAAGAACGCCAACGTCTACGGCCCCAAGGACGGCTTCAGCTACAGCTCACCGGTGGGCAGTTTCCCGGCCAATGCCTTCGGCGTGTACGACATGCACGGCAACGTCTACGAGTGGGTCGCCGACTGCTACCACGACAGCTATGTCGGCGCGCCGGCCGACGGCAGCGCCAGGAAGGAAGCCGACTGCCGGCAGATCTCGATCCGCGGCAACGACTGGGGCGAGGCGCCGATCTTCTCGCGCTCGGGCAACCGCAACACCACGGTGCGCGACGACCGTGGCGACTGGATCGGATTCCGCGTGGTCCGCGAGCTGTAA
- the pbpG gene encoding D-alanyl-D-alanine endopeptidase → MKTSLSILSLLLLLTGTATLPSTAAAQQPPPQQQRDPAKLHLASGSALLIDLNTNKELYASHADRVRPIASVTKLMTAMVVLDAKLPMDEMLSMTIANNPEMKGVYSRVRLGSELNRRETLLITLMSSENRAANSLANHYPGGYGAFIKAMNAKARSLGMSHTRYVEPTGLSTQNVSTAQDLAKLLMASRKYPMLSELSTTREKTVAFRKPNYTLGFRNTDHLVNKSNWDIKLTKTGFTNEAGHCLVLLTKMDNRPVAMVILDAFGKYTHFADASRMRQWLETGNAKPAPAVAMQYKSERQNRARLAQD, encoded by the coding sequence GTGAAAACTTCCCTGTCCATCCTCAGCCTGCTGCTGTTGCTCACAGGTACCGCGACCCTGCCGTCGACCGCTGCTGCACAACAACCCCCGCCCCAGCAGCAGCGCGACCCCGCCAAGCTGCACCTGGCCTCCGGCAGCGCCCTGCTGATCGACCTGAACACCAACAAGGAGCTGTACGCCAGCCACGCCGATCGCGTGCGCCCCATCGCCTCGGTCACCAAGCTGATGACCGCGATGGTCGTGCTCGACGCCAAGCTGCCCATGGACGAAATGCTCAGCATGACCATCGCCAACAACCCGGAGATGAAAGGCGTGTACTCGCGCGTGCGCCTGGGTAGCGAGCTGAACCGCCGCGAGACCTTGCTGATCACCCTGATGTCGTCGGAAAACCGCGCGGCCAACAGCCTGGCCAACCACTACCCCGGCGGCTATGGCGCGTTCATCAAGGCGATGAACGCCAAGGCCCGCAGCCTGGGCATGAGCCACACCCGCTATGTCGAGCCGACCGGCCTGTCGACCCAGAACGTCTCCACCGCCCAGGACCTGGCCAAGCTGCTCATGGCCTCGCGCAAGTACCCAATGCTCAGCGAGCTGTCGACCACCCGCGAGAAGACCGTGGCGTTCCGCAAGCCCAACTACACCCTGGGCTTTCGCAACACCGACCACCTGGTCAACAAGAGCAACTGGGACATCAAGCTGACCAAGACCGGCTTCACCAACGAGGCCGGCCACTGCCTGGTGCTGCTGACGAAGATGGACAACCGTCCGGTGGCGATGGTCATCCTCGATGCCTTCGGCAAGTACACTCACTTCGCCGACGCCAGCCGCATGCGCCAATGGCTGGAAACCGGCAACGCCAAGCCGGCACCGGCGGTGGCCATGCAGTACAAGAGCGAGCGCCAGAACCGCGCGCGCCTGGCCCAGGACTGA
- the pvdM gene encoding pyoverdine-tailoring dipeptidase-like protein PvdM: MTKTRSRKALYIGLPLALAVALGSAAGYLYWPREAGYPRQVVEQANALHEHMLSFDSHITVPLDLGAAGHELDKDGPGQFDLVKAGKGRLSGAALTIFGWPEIWNGANAPHRPTPGFVDAARQEQEARYKIISGIVRDFPNQVGIAYTPEDFRRLNGEGKFAIFISMLNAYPLGHDLAQLDLWAARGMRMFGFSYTGNNDWADSSRPLPFFNDSADALGGLSPIGEQAVKRLNDLGVIIDVSQMSTLALEDVARLSRAPFVASHSAPRALVDIPRNLSDKEMQLIKDSGGVIQVVGFGQYLKPLGKPVLDKLEALRARFDLQPLQGLANALMPGDAVIAIWPEQRFGEYASTLYGILEEEPKATLKQYVDAIDYTVKKVGIDHVGISSDFNDGGGLDGWKDVSEIRNVTAELLSRGYSETDIAKLWAGNFLRVWEQVQKSAHPVANR, encoded by the coding sequence ATGACCAAGACCCGTTCCCGCAAAGCCCTGTACATCGGCCTGCCGCTGGCCCTGGCAGTCGCCCTGGGCAGCGCCGCCGGCTACCTCTACTGGCCACGCGAGGCCGGCTACCCACGCCAGGTCGTCGAGCAGGCCAACGCCTTGCACGAGCACATGCTGTCGTTCGACAGCCACATCACCGTGCCCCTGGACCTGGGCGCCGCCGGCCACGAGCTGGACAAGGACGGCCCTGGCCAGTTCGACCTGGTCAAGGCCGGCAAGGGTCGCTTGTCGGGCGCGGCGCTGACCATCTTCGGCTGGCCGGAGATCTGGAACGGCGCCAACGCCCCGCACCGCCCCACCCCCGGTTTCGTCGACGCGGCGCGCCAGGAGCAGGAAGCCCGCTACAAGATCATCAGCGGCATAGTCCGCGACTTCCCCAACCAGGTCGGCATCGCCTACACCCCCGAGGACTTCCGCCGCCTCAATGGCGAAGGCAAGTTCGCCATCTTCATCAGCATGCTCAACGCTTACCCGCTCGGCCACGACCTGGCGCAGCTGGACCTGTGGGCCGCGCGCGGCATGCGCATGTTCGGCTTCAGCTACACCGGCAACAACGACTGGGCCGACTCCTCGCGCCCACTGCCGTTCTTCAACGACAGCGCCGACGCCCTCGGCGGCCTGTCGCCGATCGGCGAACAGGCGGTCAAGCGCCTCAACGACCTGGGCGTGATCATCGATGTGTCGCAGATGTCGACCCTGGCCCTGGAGGACGTCGCCCGCCTGTCGCGCGCGCCCTTCGTCGCCTCGCACTCGGCGCCCCGGGCGCTGGTGGACATCCCGCGCAACCTCTCCGACAAGGAGATGCAACTGATCAAGGACAGCGGCGGGGTCATCCAGGTGGTTGGCTTCGGCCAGTATCTCAAGCCGCTGGGCAAGCCGGTGCTGGACAAGCTCGAGGCCTTGCGCGCGCGCTTCGACCTGCAACCGCTGCAGGGCCTGGCCAATGCGCTGATGCCGGGCGACGCGGTGATCGCCATCTGGCCCGAGCAGCGCTTCGGCGAATACGCCAGCACCCTGTACGGCATCCTCGAAGAAGAGCCCAAGGCGACCCTCAAGCAGTACGTCGACGCCATCGACTACACGGTGAAGAAAGTCGGCATCGACCATGTCGGCATCAGCTCGGACTTCAACGACGGCGGCGGCCTGGACGGCTGGAAGGATGTCAGCGAGATTCGCAACGTCACCGCCGAGCTGCTCAGCCGCGGCTACAGCGAAACCGACATTGCCAAACTCTGGGCGGGCAATTTCCTGCGCGTCTGGGAGCAGGTGCAGAAGTCCGCCCACCCCGTCGCCAACCGTTGA
- the pvdN gene encoding pyoverdine-tailoring periplasmic protein PvdN, translating into MSNRRTFLKQASLLAASLPLLPQALADTPDKPLSGADKWRNLRELFPLDPNVAHFANFLVTAHPRPVQAAIDRHRADLDRNPAALMDWESQYEWQREDEVREWAARYLEVGPRQIALTGSTTEGLAMIYGGLKVGAGQEILITEHEHYSAQKALEFRNQRQGTAVRQIRLFDDPWTVSTDQVLSTLDKAIKPNTRVLGMTWVHSGSSVKLPVGEIGELVRRHNRERSEAERILYVVDGVHGFGVENARFADFNCDYFIAGTHKWMFGPRGTGIICAASTGMQHLVPSVATFSRDEDFATIMTPGGYHAFEHRWAASEAFKLHLQLGKAEVQQRIHQLNSLLKQRLTEHRQIQLVTPRSEQFSAGFTFFRIKDRDADAVAAHLTSNKVMCDAVYRDVGPVIRLAPSLLNDEQQIDRAMSLITQQL; encoded by the coding sequence ATGAGCAACCGTCGCACCTTTCTCAAGCAGGCCAGCCTGCTGGCCGCCAGCCTGCCGCTGCTGCCCCAGGCCCTGGCCGATACCCCCGACAAGCCGCTGAGCGGCGCCGACAAATGGCGCAACCTGCGTGAGCTGTTCCCCCTCGACCCCAACGTGGCGCACTTCGCCAACTTTTTGGTCACCGCCCACCCCCGTCCGGTGCAGGCCGCCATCGACCGCCACCGCGCCGACCTCGACCGCAACCCCGCCGCGCTGATGGACTGGGAAAGCCAGTACGAATGGCAGCGCGAGGATGAAGTACGCGAGTGGGCCGCGCGCTACCTGGAGGTCGGCCCGCGCCAGATCGCCCTGACCGGCAGCACCACCGAAGGCCTGGCGATGATCTATGGCGGCCTCAAAGTCGGCGCCGGGCAGGAGATCCTGATTACCGAGCACGAACACTATTCCGCGCAGAAGGCGCTGGAGTTCCGCAACCAGCGCCAAGGCACCGCGGTGCGCCAGATCCGCCTGTTCGACGACCCGTGGACGGTGTCCACCGACCAGGTGCTGAGCACCCTCGACAAGGCCATCAAGCCCAACACCCGGGTGCTGGGCATGACCTGGGTGCACTCTGGCAGCAGCGTCAAGCTGCCAGTAGGCGAGATCGGTGAACTGGTGCGCCGGCACAACCGCGAGCGCAGTGAAGCCGAGCGCATCCTGTATGTGGTCGACGGCGTGCATGGCTTCGGCGTGGAAAACGCCCGCTTCGCCGACTTCAACTGCGACTACTTCATCGCCGGCACCCACAAGTGGATGTTCGGCCCGCGCGGCACCGGGATCATCTGCGCCGCCTCCACCGGCATGCAGCACCTGGTGCCCAGCGTCGCCACCTTCTCCCGCGACGAAGACTTCGCCACCATCATGACCCCGGGCGGCTACCACGCCTTCGAGCATCGCTGGGCCGCCAGCGAAGCGTTCAAGCTGCACCTGCAGCTGGGCAAGGCCGAGGTGCAGCAGCGCATCCACCAGCTCAACAGCCTGCTTAAACAGCGCCTGACCGAGCACCGTCAGATCCAACTGGTGACCCCGCGCAGCGAACAGTTCTCCGCCGGTTTCACCTTCTTCCGCATCAAGGATCGCGACGCCGACGCCGTCGCCGCGCACCTCACCAGCAACAAGGTGATGTGCGACGCCGTATACCGCGACGTCGGCCCGGTGATCCGCCTGGCGCCGAGCCTGCTCAACGACGAGCAGCAGATAGACCGGGCCATGTCCCTCATTACCCAGCAACTTTGA
- a CDS encoding lysine N(6)-hydroxylase/L-ornithine N(5)-oxygenase family protein: MSQTSSPEKIHDLIGVGFGPSNLALAIALEELAETNGHALDALFIDKQTDYRWHGNTLATQSELQISFLKDLVSLRNPTSPYSFVNYLHQKQRLADFINLGTFYPCRLEYNDYLRWAAEHFATQAVYGEEVLRIEPELREGKVDHLRIVSRDPQGRETQRRARSVVVGSGGTPKIPDAFRAFKNDPRVFHHSQYLSALQQLPCNEGKPMRIAVVGSGQSAAEAFIDLNDSYPSVKVDMILRASALKPADDSPFVNEIFAPEYTDLVFNQPHAEREKLVSEYHNTNYSVVDVDLLERIYGILYRQKVAHQYRHAVLCRRTIEDVVETAAGIELTLRDLATDVRQTHRYDAVILATGYERRSHRELLAPLQQHLKDFEVDRDYRALANPEFGANVYLQGFCEASHGLSDTLLSVLPARAAEIGQSLYQHLGKQASNAPASLRQTCA, translated from the coding sequence ATGAGCCAGACCTCTTCCCCCGAAAAAATCCACGACCTCATCGGCGTCGGCTTCGGCCCTTCCAACCTGGCCCTGGCCATCGCCCTGGAAGAGCTCGCCGAGACCAACGGCCACGCCCTCGACGCCCTGTTCATCGACAAGCAGACCGACTACCGCTGGCACGGCAACACCCTGGCCACCCAGAGCGAGCTGCAGATCTCCTTCCTCAAGGACCTGGTTTCGCTGCGCAACCCTACCAGCCCCTACAGCTTCGTGAACTACCTGCACCAGAAGCAGCGCCTGGCCGACTTCATCAACCTGGGCACCTTCTACCCCTGCCGCCTGGAGTACAACGACTACCTGCGCTGGGCCGCCGAGCACTTCGCCACCCAGGCGGTGTACGGCGAGGAAGTGCTGCGCATCGAGCCTGAGCTGCGCGAGGGCAAGGTCGACCACCTGCGCATCGTCTCCCGCGACCCGCAGGGCCGTGAAACCCAGCGCCGCGCCCGCTCGGTGGTGGTCGGCAGCGGCGGCACGCCGAAGATCCCCGACGCCTTCCGCGCCTTCAAGAACGACCCGCGGGTATTCCACCACTCCCAGTACCTGAGCGCGCTGCAGCAGCTGCCTTGCAACGAAGGCAAGCCGATGCGCATCGCCGTGGTCGGCTCCGGGCAGAGCGCCGCCGAGGCCTTCATCGATCTCAATGACAGCTACCCATCGGTCAAGGTCGACATGATCCTGCGCGCCTCGGCCCTCAAGCCCGCCGACGACAGCCCGTTCGTCAACGAGATCTTCGCCCCCGAGTACACCGACCTGGTGTTCAACCAACCCCACGCCGAGCGCGAGAAGCTGGTCAGCGAATACCACAACACCAACTACTCGGTAGTCGATGTCGACCTGCTCGAGCGCATCTACGGCATCCTTTACCGCCAGAAGGTCGCCCATCAGTACCGCCACGCCGTGCTGTGCCGCCGCACCATCGAAGACGTGGTGGAAACCGCCGCAGGCATCGAGCTGACCCTGCGCGACCTGGCCACCGATGTGCGCCAGACCCACCGCTACGACGCAGTGATCCTCGCCACTGGCTACGAACGCCGCTCGCACCGCGAATTGCTGGCGCCACTGCAGCAGCACCTGAAGGACTTCGAGGTGGACCGCGACTACCGCGCGCTGGCCAACCCCGAGTTTGGCGCCAACGTCTACCTGCAAGGGTTCTGCGAAGCCTCCCATGGCCTGAGCGACACGCTGCTGTCGGTACTGCCGGCACGCGCGGCGGAGATCGGTCAGTCGCTCTACCAGCACCTGGGCAAGCAGGCCAGCAACGCGCCGGCCAGCCTGCGCCAGACCTGCGCCTGA
- a CDS encoding TonB-dependent siderophore receptor, translating to MHRPNLSPTPLARAVRPSQSNRTVLPGALLALMLLGSSAAHAEQVSVNIAAQPLSSALQQLGQQTQMQILYSPELVQGLKSSPVSGSLSTDEVLQRMLQGSGLSYRVDGHTILLMPPPSAGEAALELSPTSISGMAPGSVTEGTGLYTTYMSSSSTRLNLTQKETPQSVTVVTRQRLDDQKLTNLTEVLEATPGITVLRTGIGAENDTYWSRGFQVNNFEIDGVPTSPRLDNTTQSTAMYDRVEIVRGATGLISGTGTPSATINMIRKRPTATFQGSVTAEAGSWDRYGTGFDVSGPLTDSGNVRGRLVVDYKTQNSFVDRVEQDTQLIYGISEFDLSEATMLTVGFSYLKTQVDDPLRTGFQVRYADGSKTDFSRSKNSSPTWSYNDRKQTNVFTSLEHQFDNGWSGKVELSHSIMDFDELINYMNGEISSVDGSGAYMYPNRWSGKPRQNNLDAYLTGPFTLFGREHELITGVTLSRYTENTPDHGGWVGPWTGYDGSIGNIWDWKGQGPRPDTTTVGKTYIQENQYAAYMTGRFHVTDDLAVILGGRVTDWRRTSDYQNWNDPTLDNKSDENRHGVFLPYAGVVYDLNDTWSVYGSYTKIFNPQPYGVRDEKFKALDPQEGTGYELGVKGSFNDEKLNASLALFRIEQDNLPVYVRAPDIYRAEQDTTTKGVELELNGELAEGWQAFAGYAYSVSTDSDNNRIVTNTPRHSAKTFTTYRLPGILDNKLTIGGGVNWQSKTGQNLHTFTQGSYAVTSLMARYDITQNLSASLNLNNVFDRKYFSYVDSWGVYGAPRNFMTSVQYKF from the coding sequence ATGCACCGCCCGAATCTGTCCCCGACCCCTCTGGCACGCGCCGTACGTCCATCGCAGTCGAACCGTACGGTACTGCCGGGCGCCCTGCTCGCGCTGATGCTGCTGGGGAGCAGCGCAGCGCACGCCGAGCAGGTCTCCGTCAACATCGCCGCCCAGCCGCTGTCCAGCGCCTTGCAGCAACTGGGCCAGCAGACTCAGATGCAGATCCTCTACAGCCCAGAGCTGGTGCAAGGTCTGAAGTCCAGCCCGGTATCCGGCTCGCTGTCGACCGACGAGGTGCTGCAGCGCATGCTCCAGGGCAGCGGCCTGTCCTACCGCGTGGACGGCCACACCATCCTGCTGATGCCGCCACCCAGTGCCGGCGAGGCCGCACTGGAGCTGAGCCCGACTTCGATTTCGGGCATGGCGCCGGGCTCGGTCACCGAAGGCACCGGCCTGTACACCACCTACATGTCCAGTAGTTCGACGCGCCTGAACCTGACCCAGAAGGAAACCCCGCAATCGGTCACCGTGGTCACCCGCCAGCGCCTGGACGACCAGAAGCTGACCAACCTGACCGAAGTGCTCGAGGCCACCCCAGGCATCACCGTGCTGCGCACCGGCATTGGCGCCGAGAACGACACCTACTGGTCGCGCGGTTTCCAGGTCAACAACTTCGAGATCGACGGCGTTCCCACCTCCCCTCGCCTGGACAACACCACCCAGAGCACGGCGATGTACGACCGTGTCGAGATCGTGCGTGGCGCCACCGGTCTGATCAGCGGCACCGGCACCCCGTCGGCGACCATCAACATGATCCGCAAGCGTCCGACCGCGACCTTCCAGGGCAGCGTGACCGCCGAAGCGGGCAGCTGGGACCGCTACGGCACCGGATTCGACGTCTCCGGCCCACTGACCGACAGCGGCAACGTCCGCGGGCGTCTGGTGGTCGACTACAAGACCCAGAACTCCTTCGTCGACCGCGTCGAGCAGGACACGCAGCTGATCTACGGCATCTCCGAGTTCGACCTCAGCGAAGCGACCATGCTGACCGTCGGTTTCAGCTACCTCAAGACCCAGGTCGACGACCCGCTGCGCACCGGCTTCCAGGTCCGCTACGCCGACGGCAGCAAGACCGACTTCAGCCGCTCGAAGAACAGCTCGCCGACCTGGTCGTACAACGACCGCAAACAGACCAATGTCTTCACCTCCCTCGAGCATCAGTTCGACAACGGCTGGAGCGGCAAGGTCGAGCTCAGCCACAGCATCATGGACTTCGACGAGCTGATCAACTACATGAACGGCGAGATCAGTTCGGTGGACGGCTCCGGCGCCTACATGTACCCCAACCGCTGGTCGGGCAAGCCGCGCCAGAACAACCTCGACGCCTACCTGACCGGCCCGTTCACCCTGTTCGGTCGCGAGCATGAGCTGATCACCGGCGTCACCCTGTCCCGCTACACCGAAAACACCCCGGATCACGGTGGCTGGGTCGGTCCCTGGACCGGCTATGACGGCAGCATCGGCAATATCTGGGACTGGAAAGGCCAGGGCCCGCGCCCGGACACCACCACCGTCGGCAAGACCTACATCCAGGAAAACCAATACGCTGCCTACATGACCGGGCGCTTCCACGTGACCGACGACCTGGCCGTGATTCTCGGCGGTCGCGTCACCGACTGGCGACGCACCAGCGACTACCAGAACTGGAACGATCCGACGCTCGACAACAAGAGCGACGAAAACCGCCACGGCGTGTTCCTGCCCTATGCTGGCGTGGTCTACGACCTCAACGACACCTGGTCGGTCTACGGCAGCTACACCAAGATCTTCAACCCGCAGCCCTATGGCGTGCGCGATGAGAAGTTCAAAGCCCTCGACCCACAGGAAGGCACCGGTTACGAGCTGGGCGTGAAAGGCAGCTTCAACGACGAAAAACTCAACGCCAGCCTGGCGCTGTTCCGCATCGAGCAAGACAACCTGCCCGTCTATGTGCGTGCGCCGGACATCTACCGCGCCGAGCAGGACACCACCACCAAGGGCGTGGAGCTGGAGCTCAACGGCGAGCTGGCCGAGGGCTGGCAGGCGTTCGCCGGCTACGCCTACAGCGTCAGCACCGACTCCGACAACAACCGCATCGTCACCAACACCCCGCGTCACAGCGCCAAGACCTTCACCACCTATCGCCTGCCCGGCATTCTGGACAACAAGCTGACCATCGGCGGTGGCGTGAACTGGCAGAGCAAGACCGGCCAGAACCTGCACACCTTCACCCAGGGCAGCTATGCCGTGACCAGCCTCATGGCGCGCTACGACATCACCCAGAACCTGAGCGCATCGCTCAACCTCAACAACGTCTTCGACCGCAAGTACTTCTCCTACGTCGACAGCTGGGGCGTGTACGGCGCGCCCCGCAACTTCATGACCAGCGTGCAGTACAAGTTCTGA
- a CDS encoding cyclic peptide export ABC transporter, translating to MSTSNRGALRELLALLRPFWPIVTLSIFLGMIGGLSVTTLLATINGALHAEGELGHNLILGFAGLCLLALVSTILSDIGTNYVGQHIIARLRKTLGEKVLAAPIEQIERFRSHRLIPVLTHDVDTISDFAFAFAPLAISLTVTLGCLGYLAMLSWPMFLLMLAAIAVGTSAQYLAQSVGVRGFMAARDAEDDLQRQYNAVAGGAKELRIHRPRRHRMFVHGIQATADFICKTQIRAINTFVIAKTFGSMLFFVVIGVALLMHGAGPGQDKAVISGFVLVLLYMKGPLEHLIGTLPIVGRAGIAFQRIADLSRQFSSPEPHLLLTDAPAAKATVRSLELVEVSYAFPAVGDAAPFRLGPVNLRIEQGEIVFIVGENGCGKTTLIKLLLGLYAPQQGHIALDDQIIDASDRDQYRQLFTTIFADYYLFDDVIQGEQSIPEDANQYLERLEISHKVSIQDGKFTTTDLSTGQRKRLALINAWLEHRPVLVFDEWAADQDPTFRRIFYTELLPDLKRLGKTIIVISHDDRYFDIADQLVRMEAGRVVTQHVPA from the coding sequence ATGAGCACTTCCAACCGCGGGGCCCTGCGTGAATTGCTGGCCCTGCTCAGGCCATTCTGGCCGATCGTCACCCTGTCCATCTTCCTCGGCATGATCGGGGGCCTGAGCGTGACCACGCTGCTGGCCACCATCAACGGCGCGCTGCACGCCGAGGGCGAACTGGGGCACAACCTGATCCTGGGCTTTGCCGGGTTGTGCCTGTTGGCACTGGTGAGCACGATCCTGTCGGATATCGGTACCAACTATGTCGGCCAGCACATCATCGCCCGCCTGCGTAAAACACTGGGGGAGAAGGTGCTCGCCGCGCCGATCGAGCAGATCGAGCGCTTTCGCAGCCACCGTCTGATTCCGGTACTGACCCATGATGTCGACACCATCAGCGACTTCGCCTTCGCCTTCGCGCCCCTGGCGATCTCGCTGACGGTGACCTTGGGCTGCCTGGGCTACCTGGCCATGCTGTCATGGCCGATGTTCCTGCTGATGCTGGCGGCCATCGCCGTGGGCACGAGCGCCCAGTACCTGGCGCAATCGGTAGGCGTGCGCGGCTTCATGGCCGCCCGCGATGCCGAGGACGACCTGCAACGCCAGTACAACGCCGTCGCCGGTGGCGCGAAGGAACTGCGCATCCACCGCCCCCGTCGCCACCGCATGTTCGTGCATGGCATCCAGGCCACCGCGGATTTCATCTGCAAGACCCAGATCCGCGCGATCAACACCTTCGTGATCGCCAAGACCTTCGGCTCCATGCTGTTCTTCGTGGTCATCGGCGTCGCACTGCTGATGCACGGGGCCGGCCCTGGGCAGGACAAAGCGGTCATCAGTGGCTTCGTCCTGGTGCTGCTGTACATGAAAGGCCCGCTGGAACACCTGATCGGCACGCTGCCCATCGTCGGCCGTGCCGGCATTGCCTTCCAGCGCATCGCCGATCTTTCCCGGCAGTTCTCTTCCCCCGAGCCGCACCTGCTGCTGACCGACGCACCGGCGGCCAAGGCCACGGTGCGCAGCCTGGAACTGGTCGAGGTGAGCTACGCCTTCCCCGCGGTGGGCGATGCCGCGCCCTTCCGACTGGGGCCGGTCAACCTGCGGATCGAACAAGGCGAAATCGTCTTCATCGTCGGCGAGAACGGCTGTGGCAAGACCACGCTGATCAAGCTGCTGCTGGGACTCTATGCACCACAACAGGGGCATATCGCACTGGATGACCAGATCATCGATGCCAGCGACAGGGACCAGTATCGCCAGCTGTTCACCACGATCTTCGCCGACTACTACCTGTTCGACGATGTGATCCAGGGTGAACAGAGCATTCCCGAAGATGCCAACCAGTACCTGGAACGCCTGGAAATCTCACACAAGGTGAGCATCCAGGACGGCAAGTTCACCACCACCGACCTGTCCACCGGGCAACGCAAGCGCCTGGCGCTGATCAATGCCTGGCTGGAGCATCGCCCGGTGCTGGTGTTCGACGAGTGGGCCGCCGACCAGGACCCGACCTTCCGCCGGATCTTCTACACCGAGCTGCTGCCCGACCTCAAGCGCCTGGGCAAGACCATCATCGTGATCTCCCACGATGATCGCTACTTCGATATCGCCGACCAGTTGGTACGCATGGAAGCCGGTCGCGTGGTCACCCAGCACGTCCCGGCCTGA
- a CDS encoding alpha/beta hydrolase, translating to MPLNPEIAEFLDLVDASPGDGQSMAFHRSTPAQARDAFEQASVRMRWEAPQVHSEDLHCQARDGATLALRLYRPCVPAEQPLPVLLYLHGGGFVVGSIASHDGVCREFCARTPCAVLTVDYRRAPEQRFPVALDDCADALAWLADNAREWGLDASRVAVGGDSVGATLASVLAIDAARLGGPVQPRLQLLCYPVADASKSWESRTLFAEGYLLESATLEWFYDHYAGQAEDRSNWRFSPLLATGLQGVAPAYIGLAGFDPLLDEGQAYARHLREQGVTVSSEVFEGLVHDFLRMRLVTAEIDTVYARLAQVLRDALN from the coding sequence ATGCCACTGAATCCTGAAATAGCCGAATTCCTCGACCTGGTCGACGCCAGCCCTGGCGATGGCCAGTCCATGGCCTTCCACCGCTCGACCCCCGCTCAGGCGCGCGACGCCTTCGAGCAGGCCTCCGTGCGCATGCGTTGGGAAGCGCCACAGGTGCACAGCGAGGACCTGCATTGCCAGGCTCGCGATGGCGCCACCCTGGCACTGCGTCTTTACCGGCCCTGCGTGCCTGCCGAGCAACCACTGCCGGTGCTGCTGTACCTGCACGGCGGTGGATTCGTGGTGGGCAGCATCGCCTCGCACGATGGTGTCTGTCGCGAGTTCTGCGCGCGCACTCCTTGCGCGGTGCTGACCGTCGATTACCGACGCGCCCCGGAGCAACGCTTTCCGGTGGCGCTGGACGACTGCGCCGATGCCTTGGCGTGGCTGGCAGACAACGCGCGCGAATGGGGGCTGGATGCCAGCCGGGTGGCCGTGGGCGGCGACAGTGTCGGCGCGACCCTGGCCAGCGTGCTGGCGATCGACGCCGCCCGCCTGGGCGGACCTGTCCAGCCACGGCTGCAATTGCTCTGCTACCCAGTGGCCGATGCCTCGAAAAGCTGGGAGTCGCGTACGTTGTTCGCCGAGGGCTATCTGCTGGAAAGCGCCACCCTGGAGTGGTTCTACGATCACTATGCGGGCCAGGCCGAGGACCGCTCGAACTGGCGTTTCTCGCCGCTGCTGGCCACCGGCTTGCAGGGCGTGGCGCCGGCATACATCGGACTGGCAGGCTTCGATCCACTGCTGGATGAAGGGCAAGCCTATGCGCGTCACCTGCGCGAGCAGGGGGTGACGGTCAGCAGTGAAGTGTTCGAGGGGTTGGTGCACGACTTCCTGCGCATGCGCCTGGTCACGGCCGAGATCGACACGGTGTATGCGAGGTTGGCGCAGGTGCTGCGTGATGCCTTGAACTGA